A single region of the Leptodactylus fuscus isolate aLepFus1 chromosome 5, aLepFus1.hap2, whole genome shotgun sequence genome encodes:
- the LOC142203140 gene encoding protocadherin gamma-C5-like, producing MDIRGFCQCWKWQVVCSFLLCSWGWVSGQLRYSIVEESEPGTLVGNVAQDLGIRRAEISQRRIHLRSEKYQKYFSVNPANGGLVVKDRIDRESLCGSSPSCLLQIEVVAENPVELYSLEIEILDINDNSPTFSSNDHIIEITELLTSPGAWFALEIAEDLDIGVNGVSQYTLNTNPYFSLSVKSRKDGTLIPQLILEKVLDREEKQEHNLILTAIDGGEPARSGTCRITIVVLDINDNPPVFNQSVYKISIRENLPLRTVILTLNATDQDDGANGEIQYSYDGHTSKSARQLFALNENTGEIYMDGLVDYEEQSFYELSIKAEDKGFPKLQGKCIVQVEVEDVNDNPPEITFTSVSNNIPENAPSGAVVGFINVKDEDSGKNGEIRLDLSPNVPFRIRSHQNRYALVTDGNLDREETPQYTIELTAGDLGSPPLYSKTSVTLSVSDINDNAPLFTQSTYNAFIKENTDPGTLLCTVSATDLDEGVNSDLVYSIVESQIDGSSVSSYVYIRSSDGNIYAQRSFDYEQIQVLHITIKVEDSGSPHLSSTVPVFIFILDTNDNPPSLLYPEHSEDLIVQERIPKSTSAGYLVTKLSAVDLDSGHNAWLVFTLIDPISYSSFQVSKHTGEVRTVRGLQESENMGQQLVISISDQGNPPLSTTVTVLVSIADEVIVERPKSGDFLTNSKPPSDMTLYLIISLVAISLVSLVTFIILLVRCLRKDTYDYSSSCCFLGGSQSKAYTDQYQPALYLNTDGTLKYMEVRMVPPGSQGQSYQTNLPPAPELQDFSIVQPLQYPQLKDVYQEVSTEGDSLNDPNNVSHGTIKSYTVKF from the coding sequence ATGGACATCAGAGGCTTTTGTCAGTGCTGGAAATGGCAAGTAGTCTGCTCCTTTCTCCTTTGTAGCTGGGGCTGGGTCTCGGGGCAGCTGCGTTATTCTATTGTTGAGGAGTCTGAGCCGGGGACATTGGTAGGAAATGTAGCTCAGGATCTGGGGATCAGACGTGCAGAGATCTCTCAGCGCAggatacatctgagatcggaaaaATACCAGAAATATTTCAGTGTAAATCCGGCAAATGGAGGCTTGGTTGTGAAGGACAGGATTGATAGGGAGAGCCTGTGTGGATCTAGTCCCAGCTGTTTACTGCAGATAGAGGTTGTGGCTGAGAATCCTGTGGAGCTTTATAGTCTAGAAATAGAGATTCTGGATATTAATGATAATTCTCCCACATTCTCATCAAATGATCATATTATCGAAATAACAGAATTATTAACAAGTCCTGGGGCTTGGTTTGCTTTGGAGATTGCAGAGGATTTAGATATTGGTGTGAATGgtgtcagtcagtatacactgaatACAAATCCTTATTTCTCATTGTCTGTGAAGAGTCGTAAGGATGGAACGCTCATCCCTCAGCTGATACTAGAAAAGGTTTTAGATAGAGAAGAAAAGCAAGAACATAACCTGATTCTCACAGCTATAGATGGAGGAGAACCGGCCAGATCAGGGACCTGCAGAATAACAATAGTTGTATTAGATATTAATGATAATCCTCCAGTCTTcaatcagtcagtatataagatCAGTATTAGGGAGAATCTGCCATTGAGAACTGTCATATTAACACTGAACGCAACGGATCAGGATGACGGAGCAAATGGGGAGATTCAGTATTCCTATGATGGCCACACATCTAAGTCTGCTAGACAGTTGTTTGCTTTGAATGAAAATACTGGGGAAATTTATATGGATGGACTGGTGGATTATGAAGAGCAGAGCTTCTATGAATTATCTATTAAGGCAGAAGACAAAGGATTTCCAAAATTACAGGGAAAATGCATAGTTCAGGTAGAAGTAGAAGATGTTAATGATAATCCTCCAGAAATCACATTTACATCAGTATCTAATAATATTCCAGAAAATGCCCCATCTGGAGCTGTTGTTGGATTTATTAATGTAAAAGATGAGGATTCTGGAAAGAATGGAGAAATAAGACTGGACTTATCACCAAATGTGCCTTTTAGAATAAGATCCCATCAGAACCGTTATGCATTGGTGACAGATGGGAATCTGGATAGAGAAGAAACCCCCCAATACACTATAGAGCTGACAGCCGGTGATTTAGGGTCTCCCCCTCTATACAGTAAAACAAGCGTCACCCTCAGTGTGTCAGATATTAATGATAATGCtccgctcttcacacagtctACTTATAATGCTTTCATTAAGGAGAACACCGACCCCGGGACTCTTCTATGTACAGTATCTGCTACTGACCTAGATGAAGGGGTTAATTCTGATCTGGTTTACTCCATAGTGGAGAGTCAGATTGACggctcctctgtctcctcctATGTTTACATCCGTTCTAGTGATGGGAATATATATGCTCAGCGCTCCTTTGACTATGAGCAGATCCAGGTTTTACACATCACCATAAAGGTAGAAGACTCAGGATCTCCGCACTTATCTTCTACTGTTCCCGTCTTTATCTTCATTCTGGATACAAATGACAATCCCCCCTCTCTGCTGTATCCAGAACACTCTGAGGACCTCATTGTCCAAGAGAGGATCCCAAAGTCTACAAGTGCCGGATATCTGGTGACAAAACTGTCGGCAGTGGATCTGGACTCTGGTCACAATGCCTGGTTGGTCTTTACTCTCATTGACCCCATCAGTTATTCATCATTCCAAGTGTCCAAACACACAGGAGAGGTCAGAACTGTAAGAGGATTACAGGAGAGCGAGAACATGGGGCAACAACTTGTCATTTCTATCAGTGATCAGGGGAATCCTCCATTATCCACCACAGTGACTGTACTTGTCAGTATAGCAGATGAGGTTATAGTGGAAAGGCCCAAATCTGGTGACTTCCTGACCAACTCCAAACCCCCATCAGATATGACtctgtatttgatcatttccctGGTGGCCATCAGCTTAGTGTCACTTGTCACCTTCATAATATTATTGGTGAGATGTCTGAGGAAGGACACTTATGACTACAGCAGTAGTTGTTGTTTTCTTGGTGGATCCCAATCCAAAGCGTACACAGATCAGTATCAGCCGGCTCTGTACCTGAACACAGACGGGACCCTAAAATACATGGAGGTCAGGATGGTTCCTCCAGGATCCCAGGGGCAGAGTTACCAAACTAATTTACCCCCAGCCCCAGAACTACAAGATTTCAGTATTGTGCAGCCATTACAGTACCCTCAGCTAAAGGATGTTTATCAAGAAGTCTCAACTGAGGGGGATTCACTGAATGATCCAAATAATGTAAGTCATGGTACTATAAAATCATACACTGTCAAATTTTGA